In Methylotenera mobilis JLW8, the following are encoded in one genomic region:
- a CDS encoding PAS domain S-box protein, translating to MIELFKSYIVSDDSLASLLTSTYQPWLIILSYVIAICSSILAFQLLRLAKDQSSSISKPISLLSSAVSLGAGIWAMHFIGMLALNICTEVKYNPFITIFSMVPGTLACYYALYLLSEDNLSHKRIIAGGIIVGAGIGLMHYTGMFAMQMSALLRFNLNWVLLSIIVAISLATLSLWLGATLNHQKGKLPKSTGVIISGLVMGSAITAMHYTGMASARFIGEANGNQPDAFDGHTVSMSLGITLVTLLIGILAASVNALARYKQTLATLQASETRLSTILNTAIDGIITINTKGNILSFNTVAEQLFGWTADEVIGRNINILMPNPHHSNHDEYLNNYLKSGQAKIIGVGREVEGLRKDGSLFPIRLAIGKVVLSNETLFVGFITDLTPRREMEIAVREKDEQLQSMIANIPGIAFRCNYDINWSMQFISNRVFQLTGWQAQDFLDGTIHFPKITNADDLAKVTPTIETAIKNHQHYNVEYRITDRNGEEKWVSEFGSGIYDENNNIVMLDGVIIDITESKRRNAAYQGIVRAINYSTSIAEFSVDGLILTANQNFLSLLGYTLEEVIGLHHSIFCSEEDAKSARYKNKWRSLRNGEFVHGEFLRLGKDRREVWINAFYSPVKDFDNKIDKVIMFMIDITERKKMENDLREAKNIAEQAASVKSTFLANMSHEIRTPMNAIIGFTELMLDTEMKPDQQNYVSTINNSAKSLLHLLNDILDSAKLEKGMLELEFFDFSMNTLVDSVISTLWLQARKKELDLQLEICDEVSGYYYGPSHRIRQVLMNLVGNAIKFTDIGSVKLKVYAQNQDVIHFDVVDTGIGIAADRLDAIFEPFTQADASMSRRFGGTGLGTTISKQLVEAMGGTIKATSQLGKGSCFSINLPLKKGEEKELLTLDLISKLPPMRILVADDIAQNRELLKIILIRDGHEVTLVSNGEEALEQFASHPFDIVLMDVQMPKVDGLTATRRIRALELENNTLKTPIIALTASVLEEDRVAAKEAGMDGFSTKPIELANLTREMARVLNVNDTQAQKKDFEKESLEADFRVDRGIALWGSEQTYYAQLQLFIQQHTQALEEVRLAATTNDFALLNALAHAQKGVAANLSINKLQRIYGEIESAAHHQNKKLLPSLISQLEASWQSLSIATQHIVSQETNDATANEDQTTEEILILLNQLRELTVKARLDDMLMRNISAAMPMNMQRELNTVNNALNEFEFEQALVALDYLIEKFN from the coding sequence ATGATAGAATTATTTAAGTCGTACATCGTCAGCGATGACAGCCTGGCATCGCTCTTAACCAGTACTTACCAGCCTTGGTTAATCATATTGTCTTATGTAATTGCGATTTGCTCATCCATATTGGCCTTTCAGCTATTAAGGTTAGCCAAAGACCAGTCATCCTCCATCAGCAAACCTATTTCCCTTTTATCTAGCGCGGTTTCTTTAGGCGCAGGCATATGGGCGATGCATTTTATTGGCATGCTTGCGCTCAATATCTGCACCGAAGTTAAATACAATCCATTCATCACAATTTTTTCGATGGTTCCCGGCACCCTCGCCTGCTATTACGCTCTATACCTGCTGTCTGAAGACAACTTGAGCCATAAGCGCATTATTGCAGGAGGAATCATCGTGGGCGCAGGTATCGGCCTGATGCACTATACCGGCATGTTCGCCATGCAGATGAGCGCACTTCTACGCTTTAATCTTAACTGGGTGCTTTTATCCATTATTGTTGCAATTTCTTTAGCAACTTTATCTCTTTGGTTAGGAGCAACCCTCAATCATCAAAAGGGTAAACTACCTAAGTCTACTGGTGTGATTATCAGCGGCCTAGTGATGGGAAGCGCTATTACCGCCATGCACTATACTGGTATGGCCTCTGCTCGATTTATTGGAGAAGCCAACGGCAACCAGCCTGATGCGTTTGATGGGCATACCGTATCCATGTCATTAGGCATCACTTTAGTAACCCTATTGATTGGGATATTAGCAGCCTCCGTGAATGCTCTAGCAAGATATAAACAAACTTTAGCGACGCTTCAGGCAAGCGAGACGAGGCTTTCTACAATCTTAAATACTGCAATCGACGGCATCATTACCATTAACACCAAGGGCAATATATTATCTTTCAATACCGTTGCCGAGCAGTTATTTGGATGGACGGCAGATGAAGTCATTGGAAGAAACATCAACATATTGATGCCTAACCCACATCACTCCAACCATGATGAATACCTAAATAATTACCTAAAAAGCGGTCAGGCTAAGATTATAGGCGTAGGCAGAGAGGTGGAAGGTTTACGTAAAGATGGCTCATTATTCCCCATCCGGCTGGCGATTGGTAAGGTAGTGTTAAGTAATGAAACTCTATTTGTAGGCTTCATTACCGACTTAACACCTCGCAGAGAAATGGAAATAGCGGTCAGAGAAAAAGACGAACAATTGCAATCAATGATAGCAAATATTCCTGGTATAGCGTTTCGCTGCAACTATGACATAAACTGGAGCATGCAATTTATTAGCAACCGAGTATTTCAACTGACCGGCTGGCAAGCACAAGACTTCTTGGATGGGACAATACATTTTCCGAAAATCACCAATGCAGATGACCTGGCTAAAGTTACCCCAACGATAGAAACTGCCATCAAAAATCACCAGCACTACAATGTGGAATACCGAATCACCGACCGCAATGGCGAAGAAAAATGGGTGAGTGAGTTTGGCTCAGGCATTTACGATGAAAATAACAATATTGTAATGTTGGATGGTGTCATTATTGACATCACAGAATCTAAGCGCAGAAACGCGGCATACCAAGGTATTGTAAGGGCGATTAACTACTCTACGAGCATTGCAGAGTTTTCGGTTGACGGCCTGATTCTGACTGCGAACCAAAATTTCCTTTCTCTTCTAGGCTATACCCTAGAAGAGGTGATAGGTCTGCATCACTCTATTTTCTGCTCTGAAGAGGATGCAAAATCTGCTCGATACAAAAACAAATGGAGATCACTAAGAAATGGTGAGTTTGTGCATGGAGAATTCTTACGCCTAGGGAAAGATAGACGTGAGGTGTGGATCAATGCGTTTTATAGCCCAGTAAAGGACTTTGACAACAAAATAGACAAAGTCATTATGTTTATGATTGACATTACTGAGCGCAAGAAAATGGAGAACGATCTACGTGAAGCAAAAAATATAGCAGAACAAGCCGCCAGCGTTAAATCTACATTTTTGGCAAACATGAGTCACGAGATTCGTACACCAATGAATGCAATTATTGGGTTTACCGAATTGATGCTGGACACAGAAATGAAGCCGGATCAGCAAAACTACGTCTCGACCATCAACAACTCAGCTAAGTCTCTACTGCACTTACTCAATGATATTTTAGATAGTGCAAAGCTGGAAAAAGGTATGCTGGAACTAGAGTTCTTTGACTTCTCTATGAATACGCTTGTAGATAGTGTGATATCAACACTTTGGTTGCAAGCTCGTAAAAAAGAACTGGATCTGCAACTCGAAATCTGCGATGAAGTCTCCGGCTATTATTACGGCCCCTCCCATCGCATTCGTCAGGTATTAATGAACTTAGTTGGCAATGCCATTAAATTTACCGATATAGGGTCAGTAAAATTGAAAGTATATGCCCAAAATCAGGATGTTATTCATTTTGATGTCGTCGACACAGGAATTGGAATTGCAGCTGACAGGCTTGATGCCATATTTGAACCATTTACTCAGGCAGATGCATCTATGAGCCGCCGTTTTGGTGGAACCGGACTAGGCACGACAATCAGCAAACAACTCGTCGAAGCAATGGGAGGCACAATCAAGGCTACTAGCCAGTTAGGCAAAGGCAGTTGCTTCAGCATTAATCTTCCACTAAAAAAAGGAGAAGAAAAAGAGCTGTTAACGCTAGATTTGATTAGTAAACTTCCACCTATGCGTATTCTAGTGGCAGACGATATTGCACAGAATCGTGAACTACTAAAAATCATCTTAATCCGAGATGGGCACGAAGTAACTTTAGTTAGCAACGGTGAAGAGGCGCTTGAGCAGTTCGCAAGCCATCCATTTGATATTGTTTTAATGGATGTTCAAATGCCAAAAGTAGACGGGCTAACAGCTACTCGCAGGATTAGAGCCTTAGAACTTGAAAACAATACACTCAAAACACCGATTATTGCATTAACTGCGAGCGTGCTTGAAGAGGATAGAGTAGCCGCAAAAGAAGCTGGCATGGATGGCTTCTCCACCAAACCAATTGAGCTTGCGAACCTCACTCGAGAAATGGCTCGCGTTCTTAATGTAAACGACACCCAAGCACAAAAAAAAGATTTTGAGAAAGAATCACTTGAGGCTGATTTTAGAGTTGATCGCGGTATTGCATTATGGGGTAGTGAGCAAACTTACTATGCTCAGCTACAATTATTTATTCAACAGCACACACAGGCATTAGAAGAAGTAAGGCTGGCAGCCACAACCAATGACTTTGCATTATTAAATGCACTAGCTCATGCACAAAAGGGGGTCGCCGCTAATTTATCCATCAATAAATTGCAACGGATTTATGGCGAAATAGAATCTGCCGCCCATCATCAAAATAAGAAACTATTACCTTCACTGATTAGTCAGCTAGAAGCCTCATGGCAATCATTAAGCATCGCAACACAGCATATAGTGAGTCAGGAAACTAATGATGCGACGGCAAATGAAGACCAAACCACTGAGGAAATATTGATTTTGCTAAACCAATTAAGAGAACTCACAGTAAAAGCTAGGCTTGATGATATGTTGATGCGTAATATCAGCGCGGCCATGCCCATGAATATGCAACGAGAGCTTAATACTGTTAACAACGCACTTAACGAGTTTGAGTTCGAGCAAGCCTTAGTAGCACTTGATTACCTGATTGAGAAATTTAATTAA
- a CDS encoding MotA/TolQ/ExbB proton channel family protein, translating to MWEIILAAGWPIWPLVIASVIAVAIIGERSFALRENIVSPKNLLPELQAWLAKGGITKDTITRLEQHSMLGRVFATALANAKNSREVTKESIEETARAVAHQMEKYLSTLGTIATVSPLLGLLGTVIGMVELFGAFTTQGHDVAQFARGISVALYNTAAGIVVAVPAMIAYRYFRTKVDALLIEMEQQAIKLVEIIHGERQ from the coding sequence GTGTGGGAAATCATTCTAGCTGCTGGTTGGCCTATCTGGCCGCTTGTTATTGCATCAGTTATTGCTGTGGCAATCATAGGCGAGCGTAGTTTTGCGTTGCGTGAGAACATTGTCTCTCCTAAAAATCTATTACCAGAACTGCAAGCTTGGTTGGCCAAAGGTGGTATCACTAAAGATACGATTACGCGCCTAGAGCAGCACTCGATGTTAGGCCGTGTGTTTGCAACTGCACTTGCTAATGCTAAGAACTCACGTGAAGTAACCAAAGAGTCTATTGAAGAAACTGCACGTGCGGTTGCACATCAGATGGAAAAATATCTTTCCACGCTAGGCACGATTGCAACCGTGTCGCCATTGCTAGGCTTGCTGGGTACCGTGATTGGTATGGTGGAGCTATTTGGTGCATTTACTACCCAAGGACACGATGTGGCACAATTTGCACGTGGTATTTCAGTGGCCTTGTATAATACCGCCGCTGGTATCGTGGTGGCTGTGCCGGCGATGATTGCTTACCGCTATTTCCGCACCAAAGTAGATGCGCTGCTGATTGAGATGGAGCAGCAAGCCATTAAGTTGGTTGAAATCATTCATGGCGAACGTCAGTAG
- a CDS encoding ExbD/TolR family protein, translating to MDFQRGKKHEELEINFIPLIDVLLVIIIFLIVSATFSRTNELQINLPTAEANAPQDKPLTIEVAVDATGKYLIDGKPLADGSVPAISAALQAAAKAGNQEPTIVINADANTTHQSVVNVMEASRVAGYSKITFATQVQ from the coding sequence ATGGATTTTCAGCGTGGAAAAAAACACGAAGAACTAGAAATCAACTTTATTCCGTTGATCGATGTGTTATTGGTGATCATTATCTTTCTGATTGTCAGCGCTACATTTTCGCGCACAAACGAGCTGCAGATCAATCTGCCAACTGCTGAGGCTAATGCCCCTCAGGATAAGCCGTTGACGATTGAAGTGGCGGTAGATGCCACAGGTAAATATCTAATCGACGGCAAGCCTTTGGCTGACGGATCTGTGCCAGCAATCAGTGCTGCATTGCAGGCAGCAGCTAAGGCTGGCAACCAAGAGCCAACCATCGTGATTAATGCGGATGCTAATACTACCCATCAGTCTGTAGTGAATGTGATGGAAGCATCACGAGTAGCTGGCTACTCAAAAATTACATTTGC